In Bacillus sp. Cs-700, one genomic interval encodes:
- a CDS encoding GDYXXLXY domain-containing protein: MKIRRIHTGYLLGLSLLISSVIYFFASNWQGIERMEKIGLAIGLMLLFFVGATILSRFQHSHRFLERWLWLIGTIAFGISVALIGQTYNSHADSYLLYLIWLVPAVVFGALTGYKAFYVLGFLLSQLAFYFYVFPTSYFPDWKPETALILVFIYLLFTHGWFFLSRSPWLRSNWIMFGSFCFIHLVFIASSFGYWEYSTILAWIYVGYGVTSVFLWKHREEKELFILSGIALGLFLFGKMLEGLGDALGDLLPFFLLVVVGIIVFLTTKYLPRLERSEKGSDTWKRVFKSSFLFVVSVVCTVMLISAFSGIMFLIFSWDNALAFVFSSLSLLLLPGLALKEKIPFLSNILLLSGLSILSSANLIDAFSNGFQPETVAVMLISFCMTAAVLKLITNAWIGSYAYLLANGILLLFLFKVEESLLSMNSYEPLLLLVLVFVNGFIHFLGRDGWFNRNALVYSIVPLFILTFFFEGEWLYWILNSVFLLLSTLLVFYKPWQSNPFRYWVGLVLWYAFLFYKYYDIAWSLVHKSITLMVAGLLVLGMTRMVSRKYKEAAVEEPTFVAGRWKSIWLVVILMVSFVTFNGVKNEVALQSGKEVRLALAPVDPRSMLQGDYVTLRYDISTLPGAVPANKKIKVVLTPTSEGLYEYGGYYKLEGHWNKPYESSDDHIVVNGTTYSDHDVQYGIESFFIPEGDGQVVEDKTMAIIKVSENGNALLIELE; encoded by the coding sequence ATGAAGATTAGGCGGATTCATACAGGTTATTTACTAGGCTTATCACTGCTTATCAGTAGCGTCATCTATTTCTTCGCGTCGAATTGGCAAGGAATCGAGCGGATGGAAAAGATTGGGCTGGCGATTGGATTGATGTTGCTGTTCTTTGTCGGAGCGACAATTCTTAGTCGCTTCCAGCATTCACACCGATTTCTAGAAAGATGGCTCTGGCTGATTGGAACGATTGCGTTTGGGATTAGCGTCGCGCTTATTGGTCAAACGTATAATTCCCATGCGGATTCGTATCTCCTTTATCTGATTTGGTTGGTTCCGGCTGTAGTTTTTGGTGCACTTACGGGATACAAAGCATTTTATGTATTAGGTTTTTTACTAAGTCAGCTCGCCTTTTATTTCTATGTGTTTCCAACGTCTTATTTTCCAGATTGGAAGCCAGAAACAGCATTGATTCTTGTATTCATCTATTTACTGTTCACTCATGGGTGGTTTTTTCTATCGCGATCCCCATGGTTACGTTCGAATTGGATCATGTTCGGCAGCTTTTGTTTCATTCATCTTGTCTTTATCGCTTCAAGTTTTGGTTACTGGGAATACAGTACGATTTTGGCATGGATTTACGTCGGATACGGGGTGACCAGCGTATTTCTTTGGAAACATCGTGAAGAAAAGGAACTGTTTATCTTATCAGGAATTGCCCTAGGGTTATTCCTATTCGGGAAAATGTTAGAAGGATTAGGAGATGCACTGGGTGACCTTTTGCCATTTTTCTTATTAGTTGTGGTAGGGATCATTGTGTTTCTAACCACTAAGTACCTTCCTAGATTGGAACGAAGTGAAAAGGGTTCGGATACTTGGAAACGGGTGTTTAAATCATCCTTCCTCTTTGTTGTATCGGTAGTCTGTACAGTGATGTTAATTTCAGCCTTTTCGGGCATCATGTTTCTTATCTTCAGCTGGGATAATGCCCTTGCATTTGTCTTTTCTTCTCTTTCTCTATTGTTACTACCAGGTCTCGCACTAAAAGAGAAAATCCCTTTTTTATCAAATATCCTCCTGCTGTCTGGATTATCAATCTTATCATCAGCAAATCTAATAGATGCATTTTCTAATGGTTTTCAACCTGAAACGGTTGCTGTAATGTTGATCTCATTCTGTATGACCGCTGCTGTACTCAAACTTATTACGAACGCATGGATTGGTTCGTATGCCTATCTACTCGCAAATGGAATACTTCTCTTATTTTTATTTAAGGTGGAAGAATCATTACTTTCGATGAATTCCTATGAACCGCTGCTGTTGCTCGTTCTTGTTTTTGTTAATGGCTTCATTCATTTTCTCGGACGTGACGGTTGGTTTAATCGCAACGCACTCGTCTATAGTATCGTGCCACTGTTTATCTTAACGTTCTTCTTTGAAGGCGAGTGGTTATATTGGATCTTAAATAGTGTGTTTCTTCTTCTATCCACGCTTCTCGTCTTTTACAAACCATGGCAGTCTAATCCATTTCGATACTGGGTGGGACTCGTTTTATGGTATGCGTTTCTGTTCTACAAATACTATGACATCGCATGGTCGCTTGTCCATAAATCGATCACGCTGATGGTAGCGGGTCTTCTTGTATTAGGAATGACAAGAATGGTATCACGTAAGTACAAAGAAGCAGCTGTTGAAGAACCTACTTTCGTAGCAGGTAGATGGAAATCAATCTGGTTGGTTGTCATTCTGATGGTTTCCTTTGTCACCTTTAATGGCGTAAAAAACGAGGTAGCGCTTCAATCTGGGAAAGAGGTTCGACTTGCTCTTGCGCCTGTTGATCCTCGCTCGATGTTACAAGGGGATTATGTGACGCTGCGCTATGATATCTCAACGTTGCCTGGTGCAGTTCCAGCTAATAAGAAGATAAAAGTTGTTCTCACGCCTACTTCGGAGGGATTGTATGAGTATGGGGGGTATTACAAGCTCGAAGGTCATTGGAATAAACCATATGAATCTTCGGATGATCATATTGTCGTGAATGGCACCACCTATTCTGATCATGATGTTCAATATGGCATAGAGAGTTTCTTTATTCCAGAAGGGGATGGGCAAGTGGTTGAGGATAAAACGATGGCCATCATTAAAGTGAGTGAAAATGGAAATGCGCTACTCATAGAGTTAGAATAA
- a CDS encoding pyridoxamine 5'-phosphate oxidase family protein: MTNQNSENQETLKNIKDLIKDEKVAMLTTISPDGKLMSRPMQTQEVELDREEIWFITKKDTDKYEDIKLNPAVNLAYAGSSYVSISGTAELVQDSEKKKEYMNKIVEKLLNTSADDPNVVLVKVTPEIAEYWESGVNVKTVKEFVKKVTSSHSLEEGNDLKDTVHFNEKTK, translated from the coding sequence ATGACAAACCAAAATTCAGAAAATCAAGAAACCCTTAAAAACATTAAAGATTTGATTAAAGATGAGAAGGTGGCCATGTTGACCACTATATCTCCAGATGGCAAGCTGATGTCCCGTCCAATGCAAACGCAGGAAGTCGAATTGGATAGGGAAGAGATCTGGTTTATTACAAAAAAAGATACTGATAAATATGAGGATATTAAGCTTAATCCTGCCGTGAACTTAGCATACGCAGGTTCCTCTTATGTATCGATTAGCGGTACTGCTGAATTGGTTCAGGATAGCGAGAAGAAGAAGGAGTACATGAATAAGATTGTCGAAAAGCTGCTAAATACTTCTGCTGATGATCCGAATGTTGTATTGGTTAAAGTAACCCCTGAAATCGCTGAATATTGGGAGTCAGGAGTAAACGTCAAGACGGTCAAAGAGTTTGTGAAAAAGGTCACCAGTAGTCATTCATTAGAAGAAGGCAACGATTTAAAAGATACTGTCCACTTTAATGAAAAAACGAAATAG
- a CDS encoding SDR family oxidoreductase, translated as MMSKKVALVTGSSKGLGKVIAQKLAESGIKVIINYSSNQEKAEAVVRDIQELDGEAIAIQADITDQKDVEKLVAVSRETFQQPIDILVNNATGPQPELSLEEVTWEDYLDQLHFTVKAPLLLLKEVIEPMKENQWGRIINIGSEVVELGNSDFSNYVTAKSAVIGMTRSWANELGKHDITVNAVHPGFTPVERHGEVTETSAGSYIKGLPLNRLGKPEDIAYMVRFLASDEANFITGQNINVNGGNTFGV; from the coding sequence ATGATGAGTAAAAAAGTTGCCCTGGTAACAGGGAGTTCAAAAGGACTCGGCAAAGTGATTGCACAGAAACTTGCTGAATCTGGAATAAAGGTAATTATTAATTACAGTAGCAATCAAGAAAAAGCAGAAGCGGTGGTTCGTGATATTCAAGAGCTTGACGGAGAAGCCATCGCTATTCAAGCAGACATCACAGATCAAAAAGATGTTGAAAAGTTAGTCGCTGTTTCACGAGAGACTTTCCAGCAACCGATTGATATTCTTGTCAATAACGCCACCGGTCCACAGCCAGAGCTTTCATTGGAAGAAGTGACGTGGGAAGATTACCTGGATCAGCTACACTTTACCGTGAAAGCCCCTTTATTACTTTTAAAAGAGGTTATCGAACCCATGAAAGAAAACCAGTGGGGTCGCATTATTAATATTGGTAGCGAAGTTGTGGAATTAGGAAATAGCGATTTTTCAAATTATGTAACGGCAAAGTCTGCGGTAATTGGAATGACTCGCTCCTGGGCCAATGAGCTAGGGAAACATGACATCACAGTCAATGCTGTGCATCCAGGTTTTACTCCGGTAGAACGTCATGGGGAAGTTACAGAGACAAGTGCAGGTAGTTATATCAAAGGCCTTCCGTTGAATAGGTTAGGAAAGCCGGAAGATATTGCTTATATGGTGCGTTTCTTAGCAAGTGACGAAGCTAATTTTATTACAGGACAAAATATCAATGTAAATGGTGGGAACACCTTTGGAGTATAA
- the argH gene encoding argininosuccinate lyase, which produces MRKGDFELEDGAIFPGKTYVDELLKPVFKDQRDYLFDAMFMIHRAHTTMLKEQKIITDVEAKKILDGVNEVAKMEKKLLNYVPEYEDFFFLVEAEVAKLIGDDLAGKMHIAKSRNDMGEAMYRIVLRDHILDLLSNVRKLGNSLVSQAEAHVHTIMPAHTHTQPAQPTTFGHYLLAISDNLSRDVERLWQAYHTVNRSPMGAAAITTTGFPISRERMVELLGFDDVMENSYDAIGTGDYLLETALTLVSMMTNMGRWIQELLRMASNEVGLLKVSDAYVQVSSIMPQKRNPVSLEHSRALASSAVGEGLSVIQMIHNTPYGDIVDTEDDLQPHLYNGFHKANRVTKLLTAVITTMKFNKERALQQAKTNMITITELADVLARDYDVPFRKAHQISSFVSRKASEAKKELYEVSLSEVNEWISDVQLSEEDWKHICDPSKFIERRNVTGGPSPHVVERMVVDRKGRLKELAEKIETYSTQIDSIKENLKK; this is translated from the coding sequence ATGAGAAAGGGAGATTTTGAGTTAGAAGATGGGGCTATTTTTCCCGGGAAAACCTATGTCGATGAACTCCTTAAACCGGTTTTTAAAGACCAGCGTGACTACTTATTTGATGCGATGTTTATGATTCATCGCGCGCATACGACGATGCTGAAAGAACAGAAAATTATCACTGATGTTGAAGCAAAAAAAATATTGGACGGGGTAAATGAAGTAGCGAAAATGGAGAAGAAGCTATTAAACTATGTCCCAGAATACGAAGATTTCTTTTTCCTTGTGGAAGCCGAAGTGGCGAAGTTAATTGGTGATGATTTAGCAGGTAAGATGCATATCGCGAAGAGTCGAAATGATATGGGTGAAGCGATGTATCGTATTGTACTAAGAGACCATATTCTTGATCTCTTAAGTAATGTAAGAAAGTTAGGAAACTCACTGGTCTCACAGGCCGAGGCGCATGTTCATACAATAATGCCAGCCCACACGCACACGCAGCCTGCTCAGCCAACCACATTTGGTCATTATCTCCTCGCCATATCTGATAATCTATCAAGAGATGTGGAGCGCTTGTGGCAAGCTTATCATACAGTCAATCGCTCTCCAATGGGGGCGGCGGCGATTACAACGACTGGTTTTCCGATTAGTCGAGAACGAATGGTCGAGCTACTAGGGTTTGATGACGTGATGGAAAATTCTTATGATGCGATTGGGACAGGAGACTATTTACTTGAAACGGCACTTACACTCGTTAGTATGATGACAAACATGGGGAGATGGATTCAAGAGCTTCTCCGCATGGCCTCTAATGAAGTAGGTTTACTAAAAGTTTCTGACGCTTATGTCCAAGTGAGTAGCATCATGCCACAAAAAAGAAACCCGGTATCATTGGAACATTCAAGAGCGCTTGCTAGCAGCGCAGTTGGCGAAGGACTAAGTGTCATCCAGATGATCCATAACACGCCATATGGCGATATTGTGGATACAGAAGATGATTTGCAACCTCACCTATATAACGGTTTTCATAAAGCGAATCGTGTCACGAAGCTATTAACGGCTGTCATTACGACGATGAAATTCAATAAGGAACGCGCACTCCAACAAGCCAAAACAAATATGATTACGATCACTGAGTTAGCTGACGTCCTAGCTAGAGATTATGATGTGCCATTTCGTAAAGCTCACCAAATTTCGAGCTTTGTTAGTAGAAAAGCAAGCGAGGCAAAGAAAGAGTTGTATGAAGTAAGCCTTTCTGAAGTAAACGAGTGGATCAGTGACGTGCAACTTTCAGAAGAAGATTGGAAACACATCTGTGACCCTTCTAAGTTTATTGAGAGAAGGAACGTAACAGGCGGGCCAAGTCCACATGTTGTTGAGCGAATGGTGGTGGACCGGAAAGGGCGTTTGAAGGAGCTGGCCGAGAAGATAGAAACTTATTCCACACAGATCGATTCGATTAAAGAGAATTTGAAAAAATGA
- a CDS encoding iron ABC transporter permease → MLNAENRKTILLLIPIILVLIGYVLYPTVETFIESFKKNGLFTLQNYVDFFGPKAQANLEALWNSVYISLLSVLLSACIGVPLAFIFTRYNFPGRSFFSGIAIMPIVLPSLVGVMAFMWLYGEAGLIPVALQDLLNLEEVPFSIGGVTGILLVHAYTMYPYFYMTVSSALNNVDPSLEESAANLGSGRFGVFWKVTFPLLTPALVAASLLVFMVSMASFSAPFLLAGGYRVLSLQIYFSKINGDLEMAATQSVILSAVSITFLLFMRWFQNRKDYRMGSKGIGAHRSEVNNPFLKWVMVSLGIVAMIVLLLPHAVLAILSFVPEGAWTWQKYPSSFNLENYRLLFEDPNIWDPVRNSLIMAFFACLGCFVFGIITSYALVKRKFFGKNLLDILVMLPWALPATVVGMNLILAFNSKSIFSFGQVLVGTFWILPLAYFIRFIPLVVRSTNAVLEQMDDSIEEAAQNLGARWLYTFRRVVLPIIMPGVLSGTLLAFVQAVGEFPTSVLLYTLDNRPISIEIMNQLRMFNLGQAAAYGMIQVGLIAIVMLISYKFFGVKSENTL, encoded by the coding sequence ATGTTAAATGCTGAAAACAGAAAAACAATCCTTCTACTTATTCCGATTATCCTGGTTCTCATTGGTTATGTTCTTTATCCAACAGTTGAAACATTTATTGAAAGCTTTAAGAAAAATGGGTTATTTACGCTACAAAATTATGTAGACTTCTTTGGACCGAAAGCACAGGCAAATTTAGAAGCACTATGGAACTCGGTTTACATATCCTTATTATCTGTTTTACTAAGTGCATGTATTGGCGTGCCCCTTGCGTTTATTTTTACGAGATATAATTTCCCTGGACGTTCCTTTTTCTCAGGGATTGCAATTATGCCAATTGTTTTACCTTCCCTTGTCGGTGTAATGGCATTTATGTGGTTATACGGGGAAGCGGGTCTTATCCCAGTAGCGCTTCAAGACTTACTGAATTTAGAGGAAGTTCCATTCAGCATCGGGGGTGTGACGGGGATTCTTCTTGTTCACGCCTATACGATGTACCCTTATTTTTATATGACGGTTTCTTCAGCTCTTAATAATGTCGATCCGTCGCTGGAAGAATCAGCAGCCAATCTTGGATCAGGACGTTTCGGCGTGTTTTGGAAAGTGACATTTCCATTATTAACACCTGCTTTAGTGGCAGCGTCTCTGCTCGTCTTTATGGTTTCGATGGCTTCCTTTAGTGCGCCATTTCTACTCGCAGGAGGGTATCGAGTGCTAAGTCTCCAAATCTATTTTTCTAAAATTAATGGCGACTTAGAAATGGCAGCAACGCAATCTGTTATTCTCTCAGCCGTTTCGATTACCTTCTTATTATTTATGCGTTGGTTCCAAAATCGAAAAGACTATCGGATGGGGTCAAAGGGGATCGGGGCTCACAGAAGTGAAGTCAATAATCCTTTCCTAAAATGGGTGATGGTATCTCTTGGTATTGTAGCGATGATTGTTCTTTTACTCCCACATGCGGTTTTAGCGATTCTGTCCTTTGTTCCAGAAGGAGCGTGGACGTGGCAGAAGTATCCTTCTTCTTTCAATCTTGAAAACTATCGTTTGCTTTTTGAGGATCCGAACATATGGGATCCGGTTCGGAATAGTTTAATCATGGCTTTCTTTGCGTGCTTAGGTTGTTTTGTGTTTGGAATCATTACGTCTTATGCACTTGTGAAAAGAAAGTTCTTCGGTAAGAACCTACTTGATATTCTCGTTATGCTTCCTTGGGCCCTGCCTGCAACCGTTGTTGGAATGAATCTTATTTTAGCCTTTAACAGTAAATCTATCTTTTCATTTGGTCAGGTACTTGTCGGGACATTCTGGATCTTGCCTCTCGCGTATTTTATTCGGTTTATACCACTCGTCGTTCGATCGACGAATGCTGTACTTGAACAAATGGATGATTCGATTGAAGAAGCTGCACAGAATTTAGGGGCAAGGTGGTTGTATACATTCAGAAGAGTTGTCTTACCGATTATTATGCCAGGAGTTCTAAGTGGAACCCTGCTAGCTTTTGTGCAGGCTGTCGGAGAGTTTCCAACCTCTGTTCTATTGTATACACTAGACAATCGACCGATTTCCATTGAGATTATGAACCAACTAAGAATGTTTAATCTTGGGCAGGCGGCAGCATATGGCATGATTCAGGTTGGTCTTATCGCGATCGTGATGCTTATTTCTTATAAATTCTTTGGAGTGAAATCAGAAAATACGCTTTAA
- a CDS encoding ABC transporter ATP-binding protein, which translates to MTAVTLSNITKQFGDVTAVKELDITIKEGEFFTFLGPSGCGKTTTLRMIAGFYYPSAGKVKFDDRDMTTVSPEKRNTGMVFQNYALFPHMTVFENVAFGLKVRKVNKAEVKRRVEDVLEKVRLKPFIERQVSQLSGGQQQRVALARALVIEPDILLLDEPLSNLDARLRDEMRNEILRLQREYGITTIYVTHDQVEALTMSDRIAVFNVGNCQQIGTPTEIYNQPVNDFVAEFIGETNLFEVKKKNEGIFCEDLNLLVHADTPGEKVFNKNANFKMSVRPEAIILSKTIVEGVNVLKGKVDLVQFTGESVHSFIKVNEGHATLKVTDLNRGPSTYLQEGSDIYVQLPPDQVRIVPVAKE; encoded by the coding sequence ATGACAGCAGTAACCTTATCTAATATTACAAAACAATTTGGTGATGTCACTGCCGTGAAAGAGTTGGATATCACGATTAAAGAAGGGGAGTTTTTTACTTTCCTTGGTCCAAGTGGATGCGGAAAAACAACAACTCTTAGGATGATCGCAGGATTTTATTATCCTTCAGCTGGGAAAGTGAAATTCGATGATCGCGATATGACGACAGTGTCACCGGAAAAAAGAAACACGGGCATGGTTTTCCAAAACTATGCCCTTTTCCCTCATATGACTGTCTTTGAAAATGTGGCCTTTGGATTGAAAGTAAGAAAAGTGAATAAAGCTGAAGTGAAAAGAAGAGTAGAAGATGTGTTAGAAAAAGTTCGTTTAAAGCCTTTCATTGAACGTCAGGTGAGTCAATTAAGTGGTGGACAGCAACAGCGAGTCGCCTTAGCAAGGGCGCTTGTCATTGAGCCAGATATTTTATTACTAGATGAACCATTAAGTAATCTTGATGCGAGATTACGAGATGAAATGAGAAATGAAATTCTTCGTCTTCAGCGTGAGTATGGCATCACGACCATTTACGTGACGCATGATCAGGTCGAAGCACTTACGATGAGTGATCGAATCGCTGTCTTTAATGTGGGGAATTGCCAACAGATTGGAACGCCAACGGAAATCTATAATCAACCGGTGAACGATTTTGTTGCTGAATTTATTGGAGAAACGAACTTGTTTGAAGTAAAGAAAAAGAATGAAGGGATTTTTTGTGAGGATTTGAATTTACTTGTTCATGCTGATACCCCTGGCGAGAAAGTATTCAATAAGAATGCAAACTTTAAAATGTCCGTTCGTCCAGAAGCTATTATCTTATCAAAAACAATTGTAGAAGGTGTGAATGTTTTAAAAGGAAAAGTGGATCTTGTTCAATTCACAGGTGAGTCTGTTCATAGCTTCATCAAAGTTAATGAAGGTCACGCCACATTAAAAGTAACCGATTTAAACCGTGGACCGAGTACATATCTCCAAGAAGGATCTGATATTTATGTTCAACTACCACCTGACCAGGTTCGAATTGTGCCAGTGGCGAAGGAGTGA
- a CDS encoding extracellular solute-binding protein, with protein sequence MKRQFRWMMLITMLVFGIILTGCMAGNEEASSDGDSGSESEGDLEDKVVVYSPHGKDILSEFEKQFEAEYDVDMEFLDLGSQEILDRVRSEKNNTQADIWWGAPQVMFDEAKTDELLQKYEPSYAGSLDDMYHDEEWYWTGTSQTPEVILYNNKEISEEEAPKDWDDLVDPKWKDELIIRYPLASGTMRTIYSSIIYKDYKETDSPDAGYEWLQKLDENTKEYAANPEIMYNQVAKGVGNLSVWNMPDTVMLAEEKGYPFSYVIPESGTPVLTEGIAIVEGAPHPEAAKAFYEFVNSEEAAKLLAEKYYRIPTRDDISDLPEWIEETEINAMEIDWEVFQEKSDEWMEYWDNNIKNSDKQKEE encoded by the coding sequence ATGAAACGTCAATTTCGATGGATGATGTTAATTACCATGCTAGTGTTCGGCATCATCCTAACAGGGTGTATGGCAGGGAATGAAGAAGCGAGTAGTGATGGGGATTCTGGCTCTGAAAGTGAAGGTGACTTGGAAGACAAGGTTGTCGTCTATTCCCCGCACGGTAAAGATATTTTGAGTGAATTCGAGAAACAATTTGAAGCGGAATATGATGTAGACATGGAATTTCTCGACCTTGGTTCACAGGAAATCCTAGACAGGGTTCGCTCTGAAAAAAATAATACGCAAGCGGATATATGGTGGGGTGCGCCTCAAGTGATGTTCGATGAAGCCAAGACGGATGAGCTTTTACAGAAATATGAGCCAAGCTATGCCGGTTCTTTAGATGATATGTACCATGATGAAGAATGGTATTGGACAGGCACTTCTCAAACACCTGAAGTGATTCTTTATAATAATAAAGAAATTTCCGAAGAAGAGGCTCCAAAAGATTGGGATGATCTCGTAGATCCGAAATGGAAAGATGAATTAATCATTCGTTATCCACTTGCTTCAGGTACAATGCGTACGATTTATTCTTCTATCATCTATAAGGACTACAAAGAGACGGATAGCCCTGATGCTGGGTATGAGTGGCTGCAGAAATTAGACGAGAATACGAAAGAGTATGCTGCCAATCCAGAGATTATGTACAATCAGGTAGCGAAAGGCGTAGGTAATCTATCCGTTTGGAATATGCCGGATACCGTTATGCTAGCTGAAGAGAAGGGGTATCCGTTTAGCTATGTGATTCCTGAGAGTGGAACGCCGGTCTTAACAGAAGGAATTGCGATTGTTGAAGGTGCGCCGCATCCAGAAGCAGCGAAAGCTTTTTATGAGTTTGTTAATTCTGAGGAAGCAGCTAAGCTACTAGCTGAGAAATATTATAGAATTCCAACGCGTGATGATATTAGTGATCTTCCGGAGTGGATTGAAGAAACAGAAATTAATGCGATGGAGATCGATTGGGAAGTGTTCCAGGAGAAGTCTGATGAGTGGATGGAATATTGGGACAACAATATTAAAAACAGTGATAAGCAAAAAGAGGAATAG
- a CDS encoding ROK family transcriptional regulator, translating to MQKGDAAYIKNINKQLVLTCIRDFEPISRSQISKRTQISKPSVSLIVEQLLKEGWIEEKGPGESTISGGRKPVHLVFNPKAAYVIGVDIGGTKVASGVTCLNGEVHAYREFSTSEYLEKDLFKRLQRDVNSMLHDLQLSNEKILGMGIGVPGVTNVEHGIVLDAPSLRWKRYPVRKIASEYFPFPIYVENDVNTSVLGEQWLGAGKSLQNLIFIAIGTGIGSGMIINGKLFRGSRYSAGEMGYLVTDFQSAKSYHPTYEGYGFLESVASGSSIGNKLSDIKNTPLTAKEAFISWKKGDEDASEVVEKAIEHLGFGIANYVSLFDPDLVIIGGGVSESFEDYKHSLIEIVEHFTPQSCKIVPSTFGKEAGIVGAAALFLEENDSIIQL from the coding sequence ATGCAAAAAGGCGATGCCGCATATATCAAAAATATAAATAAACAACTTGTGTTGACGTGTATTCGAGATTTTGAACCGATTTCTCGCTCGCAGATTTCCAAAAGGACTCAAATTAGTAAACCCTCTGTTTCACTGATCGTTGAACAATTGTTAAAAGAGGGCTGGATCGAGGAGAAAGGACCGGGGGAATCGACAATTAGTGGGGGGCGAAAGCCTGTTCATCTCGTTTTTAATCCTAAAGCAGCTTATGTGATTGGCGTCGATATCGGTGGCACAAAAGTAGCTTCTGGGGTGACATGTTTAAACGGAGAGGTTCATGCTTATCGGGAATTTTCCACAAGTGAATACCTTGAAAAAGATTTGTTTAAGCGCTTACAAAGGGACGTAAATAGTATGCTTCATGATTTACAGTTAAGTAATGAGAAAATCCTTGGGATGGGCATCGGTGTTCCAGGTGTAACGAACGTGGAACATGGCATTGTATTGGATGCCCCTAGCTTACGTTGGAAGCGGTATCCCGTTCGGAAAATAGCGAGTGAGTACTTTCCGTTTCCAATCTATGTTGAAAACGACGTCAATACGAGCGTTCTTGGTGAGCAGTGGCTTGGTGCCGGAAAGTCGCTACAAAATCTTATTTTTATCGCAATAGGTACAGGAATAGGCAGTGGGATGATCATTAACGGAAAACTATTTCGAGGTAGTCGTTACAGTGCGGGCGAGATGGGATATTTAGTGACAGATTTTCAAAGTGCAAAGAGCTATCATCCCACCTATGAGGGCTATGGATTTCTTGAGAGTGTCGCAAGTGGTTCATCTATCGGGAATAAACTTTCTGATATAAAGAACACGCCGTTAACAGCAAAAGAAGCTTTTATTAGTTGGAAAAAAGGGGATGAGGATGCGAGTGAAGTGGTTGAAAAAGCAATCGAACATTTAGGATTTGGCATCGCTAATTATGTGTCTTTATTCGATCCTGATCTCGTCATTATAGGAGGTGGTGTAAGCGAGTCATTTGAGGATTATAAGCATTCGTTAATTGAAATTGTAGAGCATTTCACACCACAGAGTTGCAAAATTGTTCCGTCAACGTTTGGAAAGGAAGCCGGAATCGTTGGAGCAGCGGCGCTATTCCTTGAAGAAAATGATTCAATTATCCAATTATGA